CACCTCAGGCACTTGCCATGCCACATCCTACCCTTGTTTTGCAGTGCCTAATTACTTTCTAGTGTGGGAGGACTCGGAGAACATGCTGGGGTTGTTCATCCAGCCTTTGTAATTTGCTTTGGTATTTATAAACACAGTGAGGATGTGATCTGTGATGCAAGGGCAGGTCAGTGTGGAAGCCTTGGAATGAGTAATGCCTTCCTCTGTGCACATCCCAGCTGCAGAAAAGGACCGGAAAGCCCATGAGGAGGAGAAAAGTGAGTCCTCATTAGGGGATAGAAGCTTATAGAGAGCAAGGAGCTCAGGAGGTCTTTCTGGAGGGAATAAGACCATCTCCAGGTAAAACAATGCTAGAAACACTTTGATCATTATTTATTCCTTTCTGTACTCGCTACACTGGGATTTTTCTAAGCAATCTTGTTATGGCTGAAATACTTTGCAGGATATAAATTTGCTGTACCTTTGCTCCTCTGCATCCTACTTGGTTTGTACTCTGGCATTGGTCTGACTTCATCAAGGctttctttattcttcttcCTATGGAGAGGAAATCTCTTGTGTCAAATCACTCCTTGTGTGCCACACAAAGGTTGTGTGGAATATGCATAAGGCTCTTTTTCCAAATGTTAATGGTTCCTGGGTTgcctcctcctgcacagcccagaAAAGCCTTCACTGGCTGGAGCTCCTAATCCAGCTCTGGATTCACACCCTGGTAATTGCCTAGTTTGGAGCAAGTTTATGGTCTAAGGAAATCATTGTCATGTTGCTTTTTATTGGTAAAAACTTTGTTGTGCTTCCTCTTCTAGTAGCTGTTACACTTTCTTGGGCACTACTGTATTGTTTTCTGGCATGAAGTTCTGTTGATTTTATATGCAGCCAcataaatacatacatacactCATATACACAGTGGTGCACAGTGGCAGTTTCCCTGTGCTGATTTCCCATTTCTGGTATTCCCCTTTTGCACCTGAGCCATGTGCACCTGCTCTGTCGTGATGTGGatccctggggatgctgagcAGCCCAACAACTCCCTTGGGGATGCTTTTGGTTGGTCCTCAGGCACTGTTTGTCCTTGCAGGTCCAGAGAATGAGCCCAATGCCAACAACCTTTTTGGGCAGTGCCCTCCGGGGCACTTTCTTCTTCGcctttggcctgtggtggtCGGTGAGGTACCCCCTGAAGTACCTGAGGAGGAAAGGGGGTGCTGAGGGCCAGCCGGGCCGTGGGCACGCCGAGCTCTTCGAAGGCGCAGTCAAAGTTTTCTTTGCTCTAGTAGGTAAGAGAGAGTGATGGTGAGTCTGTGCCCCAATATCTGCTAGCACAGCAGCAACTCTTCCACAACACTGGGCCTGTTTTAGTGGGACTTAGGAACATGTTTGTGGCACACCCTGGGACAAGGAGCTTGCTGTCATTCTCCTGGGCAAACACCAGCAAAGGAATTTTACAGCTCCACACCTGCAAAGAAACATTTCCTCAGGCTTGTAATTTCCCCCTGTATAAGGAAAAGTGACCTTTTCTGTCTTTGTCCAGGGATACTGGTGGAGCAGTTTGTCCCCACTGGTCCCCACCTGCAGCTGTACAGCCCCAAGACGCACAGCTGGACTGACCTCACCCACTGGCACTACTCCACCATctacctcttcttcctcctctccggCATCACAGACGTGGTCTCACACTCCCCACTCAAGCTGCCCCCTGGCTTAGACCGGCTCTCGCTGTCCCTGGCTCTGCTTGTGGAAGGTGAATTGTACCTGGTGCTGGGGGAAGACACAGAATAAGGAATTGCTGCAGTGCTCATGGGTGTGATAGCTCCTGTGCAGTCTGGGGGCCACAAAGGCAGACCTGGAGGGGGTGTGGATGCACGATGACACTGGTTTTGTGACAGTCACCCCCCCTACCTGCTCCTCCTAAATATGGATCCAACCATAGCTGGATGCCACGGGATGCTTGAGGGATCTCTGCTTCTcctggtggccagcagctctcTCACTCTGAAGTTACAAAAAGGTGTCATTCCCCCACCTTGGCTGGATGCAGAGGGACAGATACAAAGCTCCTTACCATCTTTTGAGCTCAgggtgcccatccctgtgctcctcctgcagccctggctgggacacagggatCCCCCCAGGTAAAGGGGCTCAGAGACTCCCACAGgtacagggagcagagctgagacagcgctggggctgcctgctGATAGCAGAGGGAAGGTGGTGACAGCAGCTGGTGGCTCTCTGGTTCTATTGCCCAAGGCAGATCACGGCAAGGCCTGGAGCCTAAGAGTGAGTTTTCAGACGATTTTTAAGAGAAAACCCCAGAGTGTCCTTTGCTAACACAGGGTGGATCTTGGCAGGTTTGCTCTTCTGTTTCCGTGACTACAGCGATGCTGTGCTGGACCAGCACCTCCACTCCCTGCTGGCCATGGCTATCTTTGCTGGagccctctgtgccctcctggAGGTGTTCCACCGAGACCATATCATCCTGGAGACATTCAGGAccagctccttcctgctccAGGGCTCTTGGCTTTGGCAGGTCAGTGTCTATCCAGCATTCTCCTCAGATCTTTGCACCTAGGAAGCTGAGTGGAGTGGAGTTGCCCCTGTAGGCACATCTGTTGGGGTTAAACTTCCAGGCTGTTCAAATATCTTTGTAAATAAGAACAGGAAATGAGGCTCAGTGCCAGAGTTGCCATCATGAAGTGCATGTGTAATGTAGCAGAATGGACAGACCTGGAAATGAATGGAGAATGGAAATTGGAGCCCACAGGGGAAGGAAACCACAATCATGAAAtcttattaattttattaggtccattttcttcctctgtttgcTCCAAGTAACTGGAAACATCTGGAAATCTCTCATGTAATCTCCCATCTTTTGGTCTAGGGGGAAATGCACAGACTGGCAATGTCACTTTTTGGATGCTGCCCTTTTCCAGGATGCTGGGCTTGCACTGCAAGCCCTAAGGATTATCTGCAGAGAATCCATCCCCTCCTGACACCCTTGTGTCAGTGGTTAGGGAAGCCAAGGGCAGTGTCCCAGGTGTTACTTGGGGTTACAGTGCTAGTCCACagtcagctgcagcagggaggctAAAATCAAGAGGAAAACAGGAGGGATGTGCTAAAGTCTGACTTCTCTTTCATCTGTGACCAGATTGGGTTTGTGTTGTCCCCTCCGTGGGGAGGACCAGGCTGGGACCAGAGCGACTCCAGCAACCTCTTGTTCCTCACCATGTGCTTCTGCTGGCACTACCTGGGTGCTCTCGCCGTTGTGGCCGCCAACGCTGCTGCATCCCGCTGGTATGAGgggtcctggcacagggcacgggctgGGCAGCCAAGAGCAGCACCCAGATCCAGCAGTGGGCTGGGAAATCCATGCACCAGTGTGTCATGGGATAAGGAGTGTGGGTGTCCATATGTACACAAGCGTGGCTTGGTGTGAAGGAGAGGGCTCCGTGCTACCACAGAGCAGCCTTCCCACGCAGGGTAGGGTGAGCCAGGGGGTCTCATTACCCACAAGTCCCTGACCATTGTCACTgtctctcctgcagctgcaaTGAGTCCTGCCAGCTGAAATTTGGGGACATTGACGTGGAGTTGGACTGTGGCTTGTGCCTCCACAGAGGGAAGAAGAGCTCCGGTGGCGCCTTGCTGCCAGAGAGCAGCTTGGATGACAAATGAGGCTGTGGTGGGCATGGAAATCTCTTCCCTGATGGTTTAGAGCTCTTGAGATGAAATTTTTAATTAGTCTTGATAAATTACAGCAGCACTTGACAGTGGAGCATCAGAAGTAGGAGGCAGGACCCTGAGGCAGAGCATGACAGGAGATGCCAAATCCTTCCTCATGCATCCCTTTGGTAGACACGAGTTCTTAattctctgagctgcagctcaggctgcagaCTGCAGGACTAGTTTGCTGTTGGAGTCCAACTGGAGTGGCAAATCAGACTATTTTTTCTAACATTTCTCTTCTGCTTCCTCAGAAGGGAGCCAAGCCAGCATTCAAAGCTCCTGGTGGCTGTCGTTCTCTCTGGGGTTAATGGAGAGGGTTTTGTACTTAGCTGAATGTACAGACTATCTGTGATCACCAATAAAGTGCTTTAAcacatctcctccatggatctcTTGAACACCCTGCTGCAGGCTAAGGCAATGTTGGCTTCAAAATGGTTTAGGCAGTGGAGGAAATATCTGAAGGGTGGGACAGTGTATGATTTAATGTGGATAAATCTGCCCAGGGAAGGAGGGGTGGCCAGTGGATGGAAGGGATGGAGGgcagctgctctcctgcttgTTTATCATCAGAAGCTGGGTTAGGCACACGAGCCAGGGGTTTGGTGTTCCTGGGAGATGGGATGtttgctgggcagggggctcagcTGAGAGACCCTTGAAGAAAAATGATGGTTCCAGCTGGCTGGGGTGGGTGCATGGATGGTCTTGGGAAGTGTCTGAGAGCCCTGCAGTGATTTAAATTTTTCCCAACACCTTTATTCCCTCCTTGGAGCTAGTCACTTCCAAAGGAAACCTTTCAGTTAGAGGGTGTCTGCCTTGCTGTTGGAGTCTCCTTTTGTTTACAGCAGAACAGTGTGGGGAGATCCTTCCTGAGGGGAGATGGAGAACAAAACTGAATGTAAAAGATGGCATTAGGAGACTTAGCGAAAGAACATCACTAATCATCATCCAAAAGTTCATAATCAGCATCTAAAATGTTTGTGCCATGGCTGAGGGCTGGACTGGGTGAACGGGGGAGCACCAGCAGCATTGATTTTATTATCTTCCAAAACCTCTACTGTATTCCCCTAACAAATGCAAGAGCCAGTTTGGTCTGAACACATCCCTGATGTGCTGCACAGtctgggaggaaagaaaaattcctCCTGTCTCAGACCAGTTGCAATTCCCAGCCCCATGGGAACTCCCTGGAAGAGTGAGTACTgcctatttaatttttaattttgcattttatttttatttttgtattttatttttggttttttgttttgttttggggtttttgggcggttttggtttttttttcttttttgtattttattcttatattttctccttttggagcagggctggaagaagACCAATGTTTGTGTCCAGAAAAAAAGCCTTGAGGAGCAGAGAAAACCAAGTAAGGCAGTACTTTGGGCTCCCACGTTTGGCACCCACACGCAGAGGATGAAGCAGGCTGCCTTCCTAAACAATGGTTTCTCCAGGACCTGGTTGCCTGTAAGTTGGACTGGTGTGGATCTCCAGTACTGTAGTGAGAGCTTGCACTGTGCTCCATGGAGGTGATGTGCTCCCATTGCTAATAATCCTCCTGGGATGAGAAGTGGGGTCAGTGTGTCAAGTTGTTATAGACTGGCTGCCACTAATGGGAAGATCAGTGCAGAGGTTACAACCTGGTGTACTGAGCTTGGATTGAAAAGAAGGGACTAAACAATCTCTTTCCCCTTTGATCCACTGatgttacattttttttctgcccaAATGTTATCTTTGCAGTGCTGAATCTCTTACTGAGGGTTTTGGTGCATAAaatgttgggggtttttggtgatgtttcttctttctttgaaTAAATATAAGTAAGAGCAAATAGTAATCATCGTGCTGTGTGTTTTGACAGGTTCAGTGGGACCACACTCCAAACCCAAGCGGGTTTCTTTGAGCAGAGCAGCCAAAATTACCTGTTACCATGTTAGGTGATAGAGCTACCCCATATTTGATACATGACTAATGTTCCTCATGTCAATAAAGTAGAAAGAAGAGATGAGGTTGTTGAGGCTGTGGCTGTGTTTGTTGTACAGTTCCCAGCTAGCCTGGGTATGGGATTGATATTTCCTGTAACATCTTCTCTCCCTGTGAAGCCTGAAGGGAATGAAACTCACTGAGTAGACAgtcagcccatggcagggggttgggatgagatgatctttaaagtccctttcaacccaaaccattctggaattccatgaccAGACAAGATTCAAGTGATCAGTAAAGACCCCGTTGTCCACCCAAAGCGTTGCTAGTCATGTGCTGTGGACACAGGGAACCCTGAAATAGGTGGGAGGTGGACACATGTTTCATTGCAGTCCCTGCCTCTCCAAGGCCGGTTAGGATGTGTGCCTGTGGGAGTTTAATTACAGGGGACCTCATTATTTATCATACACAGACCTGGCAGATGCTGTTCCTGTTATTTTTCAACAGAACATTCAATTCCTTGTATAGCTCCTGGTCTGTCTGCACTGTTAATCCCCAGGGAGATGTAGAGATGTggatgattttctttttccatggtCTGTGGGCTGTGATTCCCTGAAAAATACGTTGGTCAGAAAGCAATGCTGTGTCTCTTTGTTGTTTCACACATTGTTAAACTTTAAATGATGCTGCTCAAACCAGGATTTAAGGTAATTCTTACCTGCATTTTACCCTTTTTCTTGCCTATTGGCACACAGAAACACCAAGACTGGTGGTTTTGATGACAAATATTCCCAGCTGCATAGTTAAACTTGGAGAATTGATTGAGGTATCCAGAACACACATGCTGAAGTGTTTGGAAGGAACAGGGACCTTTGCACTTCCAGATTGAATTCACAGGTTTTCTCACAGCAAGGGTTGGGAGAATGTCATGGTAAGTTTTCCCATTTCCACAAATCCTCTGTTGCTGGTAAATGTCAGGAACAGGATTTTGTGCTGGAGGAACTGGCCATAGGAGCCTTTGGAGGATGGCTGGGTGTAATTTGGGTATCCTCTTGCCTCAGCCAGAGGGAACAGAAGCTTCTTGAGACCGTATGGAAAAGTGCTGCTGGACGAGCTGAGGTGCTTTACAAACCCTCAGTACTCAGATCTGTATGCAAAACCTTTTATTGTTATTGCTGACAGATTTGCTGGAGATGCATGGTTTCAGGAGGAGTTGAAATTAGCACTTTAAACGTCACTAAAATCTATTCTTTCAGCTTAATTATTACACTTAGCTTCCAAACTTAATGCAGTTGCAGTTCGGAGGACAATTGGATTTTCTAGGTCACTTATCTCTTCCAGAACTTAAAATTTTCcattacttttttcctttttttttttaatcttaatgTGTTTCTTGCCTATTAACTCAAGTGATTTAAGAAACAACAGTCAGCAGTACATGGTTATTTTCCTCTGAGGATGCACAGCCTGAATCTCATCCAAGGTTGTGGTGAGGCTGCATCTCAAATAGTGTTCAGGTTTGGGTCCCTCCCTACAAGGAAGACACCGTGGTGCTGGAGCCTGGAGGAGGGAACAGAACTGGAGAAGCGCTGCCAAGGAGGGGGAAGTGTTCCAGCTCTGGCTGGAGTAGTTTTCTTGGGAGGCTGGAGGTTCTTGAATGTGTCTGGGTGGTGATCGTGAAGCGTTAGgtggagaggaggctgctcctgcttcaaGGATGCTCTGGGTTCCAGCAGAGTGTAACAGGGGTGACAGACCTATTGTTAATTGTTAATGTGTTTCCACTGTACTTCATGAAACTTCAGACCAGCACACAGTTTGATGAATGTGTGTGTATAAGGAGATGCTCAAATATAATGAATCTTAAGAGTGGCCTTATTGAAAAATATACAGTTTTTCCCTGGGTGTGACATCTGTGGAGTCTCGTAGTGCTCACATCAGTGACCTCTTTCCTGACATATCTATGAATTCCTGGGAGGTGTTTCTtttcccagcactgctttgaaaaTAGATACCAGTGACTGTGTTTTGTGGagggaaataaaatttaaaaatccaggTGTACCAATGTGTTTCACCAAAAAATTTTCCCTGTTTATTAAccttaataatatttcttttccctgcAGGTGATGGGAAGGTTCATGCATTGTGTGAGTACTGAGGCTGGTGGTAGGATGCCTCATTGTGCCCCATTTCTGCTGGTTCTGTGAGATGCTTGGAGTTCACTAGGAGCATCCTTTTCAGCACAGTGGATTCTGGTGAGATGGTTATTACACATCCTACTGATTTTCAGAAAGCAACATGGAAACACCTTTGAGGCAACTGTTTAAATCTGGTGAACCTTTTCTCCTCAGGACACCTCAGCAAACCTGAGCTCTTCTTTGGGCTCTTCAACTTCAACAGCAGCCAGgctcctctctgccttcttGCCTCAGTTTAAAGTTGGATGTAAAGATAAAGAAAGGTTTTTCTAATGCTTAATGTCATTACCCAATAATTTCCTTTGGTTTGATTGTGTGTGCTGGGTAGAGATACCCACATATGGTGATATTGTGATGGGGGCGTGAGTTACCTGGATTAAAAGATTAATTACCTGGATTGGAATCATGAGCTGCCAGCACTACTTGGAAACCTAGCTGAAGCCATCAGTAGTGCAGCAAAacctggaaaagctgctctcCAAAGCTGATGTTGGGATTCTGAAAGAACAGCAGTTGCCTCTTGTTCACCTTCCCGTACTGATTAGTTCAATTGGCCCTTGTTTCTCAGGGTTATGCTGTTGGGATATAAAGTATATCTCTTGCACTGATGTGTGAGTGTAGTAGAGAGGTATTGTTTGAATCTATCAAATAAcataatttttatttgatttgCAGCATATTTGTGAATCACCTGTTCTGCTGACCT
This sequence is a window from Zonotrichia albicollis isolate bZonAlb1 chromosome 27, bZonAlb1.hap1, whole genome shotgun sequence. Protein-coding genes within it:
- the LOC102070086 gene encoding transmembrane protein 45B gives rise to the protein MSFYVQRMSPMPTTFLGSALRGTFFFAFGLWWSVRYPLKYLRRKGGAEGQPGRGHAELFEGAVKVFFALVGILVEQFVPTGPHLQLYSPKTHSWTDLTHWHYSTIYLFFLLSGITDVVSHSPLKLPPGLDRLSLSLALLVEGLLFCFRDYSDAVLDQHLHSLLAMAIFAGALCALLEVFHRDHIILETFRTSSFLLQGSWLWQIGFVLSPPWGGPGWDQSDSSNLLFLTMCFCWHYLGALAVVAANAAASRCCNESCQLKFGDIDVELDCGLCLHRGKKSSGGALLPESSLDDK